The Orcinus orca chromosome 16, mOrcOrc1.1, whole genome shotgun sequence genome includes a window with the following:
- the TTI1 gene encoding TELO2-interacting protein 1 homolog isoform X2 — MAVFDTPEEAFGVLRPICVQLTKTQTVENVECLQAQLQVVSDSALQELQQYILFPLRFTLKTPGPKREHLIQSVVECITLVLSSTCVKEQELLQELFSELSACLYSPNSQKPAAVSEELKLAVIQGLSALMHSAYGDIILTIYEPSILPRLGFAVSLLLGLAEQEKSKQIKMAALKCLQVLLFQCECQDHPRSLDELEQKQLGDLFASFLPGLSTTLTRIITGDFKQGHSIVVSSLKVFYKTVSFIMADEQLRRVSEVREKPAVEHRVAELLVHREANWVKNTGDRLTVLIKKITECVSVHPHWKVRLEVIDFVEALLLKCSQSLVESAGPLLKALVSLVNDESPDVQAQCNKILRRFADEKVVVGSRAFADILSENLHSLATSLPRLMNSQDDQGRLSTLSLLLGYLKLLGPKVNFVLNSVAHLQRLSKALIQVLELDVADVKIVEERHWNSEHLSTSPETSASRPWAQMQRRYFRFFNDERVFLLLRQVCQLLGFYGNLYLLVDPFMELYHESVVYRKQAAMILNELVVGAAGLGVENVHEKHIKTNPEELREIVTSILEEYTSQENWYLVTCLEAEEVGEELTMMQSGIQALTSGAHTCQATSSPTFSKPSPTICSMNSNIWQICIQLEGIGHFAHALGKDFRLLLMSALYPVLEKAGDQTLLISQAAISTMMDICQACGYDSLQQLINQNSDYLVNGISLNLRHLSLHPHTPKVLEVMLQNSDASLLPLVADVVQDVLATLDQFYDKRTTSFVSVLHALLTALAQWFPDADHLGQLQEQSVGEEGSHLSQRPASLEKGLENTTTAEDIEQFVLNYLKEKDVADGNVSGFDNEEEEQSDPPEVDENDTDPSVQPPLPVQIQIATDVMERCIHLMSDKNLKIRLKVLDVLDLCVVVLQSHKNQLLPLAHRAWPSLVHRLTNDDPLAVLRAFKVLRTLGGKCGDFLRNRFCKDVLPKLAGSLVSQAPISARAGPVYFHTLAFKLQLAVLQGLGPLCERLDLGEGDLNKVADACLIYLSAKQPVKLQEAARRCPAHILQVLPSQSAPANFQLPHVYISA, encoded by the exons ATGGCGGTTTTTGATACTCCAGAGGAGGCCTTTGGCGTCTTGCGTCCCATCTGTGTTCAGCTCACAAAGACCCAGACAGTGGAGAATGTGGAGTGTCTGCAGGCACAGTTACAAGTCGTGAGTGACTCTGCCCTTCAGGAACTTCAGCAGTACATCCTCTTCCCTTTGCGATTTACCCTGAAGACCCCGGGCCCCAAAAGAGAGCACTTGATCCAGAGTGTGGTGGAATGCATCACCCTTGTCCTCTCTTCAACGTGTGTGAAGGAACAAGAACTTCTCCAGGAACTCTTTTCAGAACTCTCTGCTTGCCTGTATTCACCCAACTCTCAGAAACCTGCAGCTGTGTCAGAGGAGTTGAAATTGGCTGTGATCCAGGGCCTCAGTGCATTAATGCACTCGGCTTATGGGGACATCATTCTGACTATTTATGAGCCCTCCATTCTGCCTCGTTTAGGATTTGCTGTATCTTTATTGTTAGGCCTAGCAGAACAggagaaatcaaaacaaattaaaatggcTGCCTTAAAATGTTTACAGGTTCTACTCTTTCAATGTGAGTGTCAAGACCATCCAAGGTCCTTGGATGAACTTGAGCAAAAGCAGCTGGGGgatttgtttgcttcttttttaccTGGCCTCTCAACTACACTGACCAGGATCATCACAGGAGACTTTAAACAAGGGCACAGCATTGTCGTGTCTTCCCTAAAGGTCTTTTACAAGACAGTGAGCTTCATTATGGCTGATGAACAGCTCAGAAGAGTCTCAGAGGTCCGAGAAAAGCCTGCCGTGGAGCACAGAGTAGCGGAGCTGTTGGTTCACAGGGAAGCCAATTGGGTAAAAAATACCGGCGACAGGTTGACTGTCCTTATTAAAAAGATAACTGAGTGCGTTTCAGTTCACCCACACTGGAAGGTGAGGCTGGAAGTGATAGACTTTGTCGAGGCCCTTCTCTTGAAGTGCAGTCAGTCACTGGTCGAATCGGCTGGTCCCCTTCTGAAGGCTCTGGTGAGTCTGGTAAATGATGAGAGTCCTGACGTCCAAGCCCAATGCAATAAAATTCTGAGacgttttgcagatgagaaagtcgtggtgggcagcagagcctttgcTGACATCTTGTCAGAAAACCTGCACTCCCTTGCCACGTCCCTTCCCCGCCTGATGAACTCCCAAGACGATCAGGGCAGATTGTCTACTCTCTCCTTGTTACTCGGGTACCTGAAACTCTTGGGCCCCAAAGTGAACTTTGTCCTCAACTCTGTGGCCCATCTCCAGCGCCTTTCCAAAGCGCTTATCCAAGTTCTGGAATTAGATGTGGCCGACGTCAAAATCGTTGAAGAGCGGCATTGGAACTCTGAGCATCTGAGCACTTCTCCAGAGACTTCCGCCTCCCGGCCGTGGGCTCAAATGCAGAGGAGATATTTTCGCTTCTTCAATGACGAGAGGGTTTTCCTGCTCTTGAGGCAGGTTTGTCAGCTTCTTGGTTTCTATGGGAACCTCTACTTGCTCGTGGATCCCTTTATGGAACTGTACCACGAGTCTGTGGTTTACCGGAAGCAGGCCGCCATGATCCTAAATGAACTGGTTGTAGGGGCTGCTGGGTTAGGGGTAGAGAATGTTCatgaaaaacacattaaaacaaaCCCAGAGGAACTGAGGGAGATCGTGACATCAATACTTGAAGAATACACAAGCCAAGAAAACTGGTATTTGGTCACTTGCCTGGAAGCTGAAGAGGTGGGAGAGGAGCTGACGATGATGCAGTCAGGCATTCAGGCCCTCACTTCTGGTGCACACACCTGCCAGGCTACCTCTTCTCCCACCTTCTCAAAGCCAAGTCCCACGATCTGCTCCATGAACAGCAACATCTGGCAAATATGCATCCAGTTGGAAGGGATTGGCCACTTTGCACACGCACTAGGGAAAGACTTCCGTTTGCTCTTGATGTCAGCCCTCTATCCAGTCCTGGAGAAAGCTGGAGACCAAACCTTGCTTATCAGTCAGGCGGCCATCAGTACCATGATGGACATTTGCCAGGCTTGTGGCTACGACTCCCTGCAGCAGCTGATCAATCAGAATTCAGACTATTTGGTAAATGGGATCTCTTTAAATCTGCGTCATCTATCTCTCCACCCGCATACCCCGAAGGTCTTGGAAGTCATGCTACAGAACTCAGATGCTAGCCTGCTCCCTTTGGTGGCAGATGTGGTTCAAGATGTCTTGGCTACCCTGGACCAATTTTATGATAAGAGAACAACTTCCTTTGTCAGTGTACTGCATGCCCTGCTGACAGCATTAG CCCAGTGGTTCCCAGACGCAGATCATCTCGGGCAACTCCAAGAGCAAAGTGTAGGGGAAGAGGGAAGTCATTTGAGCCAAAGACCAGCAAGTCTTGAGAAAGGACTTGAGAATACCACAACAGCCGAAGACATTGAACAGTTTGTGCTGAACTACCTCAAGGAAAAGGATGTAGCAGATGGAAATGTCTCGGGTTTTGATAATGAAGAAG AGGAGCAGTCAGACCCTCCCGAAGTGGATGAGAATGACACTGATCCCAGTGTGCAGCCACCACTGCCAGTGCAGATCCAAATAGCCACGGACGTGATGGAGCGCTGCATCCACTTGATGTCAGACAAAAATCTGAAAATCCGCTTGAAG GTTTTAGATGTGCTGGATCTGTGTGTGGTTGTTCTGCAGTCCCACAAGAACCAGCTCCTTCCCTTGGCCCATCGGGCGTGGCCCTCGCTCGTGCACCGACTCACAAATGATGACCCCCTGGCAGTGCTCAGAGCCTTCAAG GTTTTGCGTACCCTGGGAGGCAAGTGTGGCGATTTTCTAAGGAACCGGTTCTGCAAAGATGTCCTGCCAAAGCTGGCTGGCTCTTTAGTCAGCCAGGCTCCCATCAGTGCCAGGGCTGGACCAGTTTACTTCCACACGCTGGCCTTCAAGTTGCAGCTGGCCGTCTTGCAGGGCCTGGGCCCCCTCTGTGAGAGACTGGACCTAG GTGAGGGTGACCTGAATAAAGTAGCTGATGCCTGCTTGATTTACCTCAGTGCCAAACAGCCCGTGAAATTACAAGAGGCTGCCAGGAG
- the TTI1 gene encoding TELO2-interacting protein 1 homolog isoform X1, with translation MAVFDTPEEAFGVLRPICVQLTKTQTVENVECLQAQLQVVSDSALQELQQYILFPLRFTLKTPGPKREHLIQSVVECITLVLSSTCVKEQELLQELFSELSACLYSPNSQKPAAVSEELKLAVIQGLSALMHSAYGDIILTIYEPSILPRLGFAVSLLLGLAEQEKSKQIKMAALKCLQVLLFQCECQDHPRSLDELEQKQLGDLFASFLPGLSTTLTRIITGDFKQGHSIVVSSLKVFYKTVSFIMADEQLRRVSEVREKPAVEHRVAELLVHREANWVKNTGDRLTVLIKKITECVSVHPHWKVRLEVIDFVEALLLKCSQSLVESAGPLLKALVSLVNDESPDVQAQCNKILRRFADEKVVVGSRAFADILSENLHSLATSLPRLMNSQDDQGRLSTLSLLLGYLKLLGPKVNFVLNSVAHLQRLSKALIQVLELDVADVKIVEERHWNSEHLSTSPETSASRPWAQMQRRYFRFFNDERVFLLLRQVCQLLGFYGNLYLLVDPFMELYHESVVYRKQAAMILNELVVGAAGLGVENVHEKHIKTNPEELREIVTSILEEYTSQENWYLVTCLEAEEVGEELTMMQSGIQALTSGAHTCQATSSPTFSKPSPTICSMNSNIWQICIQLEGIGHFAHALGKDFRLLLMSALYPVLEKAGDQTLLISQAAISTMMDICQACGYDSLQQLINQNSDYLVNGISLNLRHLSLHPHTPKVLEVMLQNSDASLLPLVADVVQDVLATLDQFYDKRTTSFVSVLHALLTALAQWFPDADHLGQLQEQSVGEEGSHLSQRPASLEKGLENTTTAEDIEQFVLNYLKEKDVADGNVSGFDNEEEEQSDPPEVDENDTDPSVQPPLPVQIQIATDVMERCIHLMSDKNLKIRLKVLDVLDLCVVVLQSHKNQLLPLAHRAWPSLVHRLTNDDPLAVLRAFKVLRTLGGKCGDFLRNRFCKDVLPKLAGSLVSQAPISARAGPVYFHTLAFKLQLAVLQGLGPLCERLDLGEGDLNKVADACLIYLSAKQPVKLQEAARSLFLHLMKADPDSTWLLLNELYCPQEFTPPHPSLHPVQLRGATGQQNPYTANVLRLLQELQ, from the exons ATGGCGGTTTTTGATACTCCAGAGGAGGCCTTTGGCGTCTTGCGTCCCATCTGTGTTCAGCTCACAAAGACCCAGACAGTGGAGAATGTGGAGTGTCTGCAGGCACAGTTACAAGTCGTGAGTGACTCTGCCCTTCAGGAACTTCAGCAGTACATCCTCTTCCCTTTGCGATTTACCCTGAAGACCCCGGGCCCCAAAAGAGAGCACTTGATCCAGAGTGTGGTGGAATGCATCACCCTTGTCCTCTCTTCAACGTGTGTGAAGGAACAAGAACTTCTCCAGGAACTCTTTTCAGAACTCTCTGCTTGCCTGTATTCACCCAACTCTCAGAAACCTGCAGCTGTGTCAGAGGAGTTGAAATTGGCTGTGATCCAGGGCCTCAGTGCATTAATGCACTCGGCTTATGGGGACATCATTCTGACTATTTATGAGCCCTCCATTCTGCCTCGTTTAGGATTTGCTGTATCTTTATTGTTAGGCCTAGCAGAACAggagaaatcaaaacaaattaaaatggcTGCCTTAAAATGTTTACAGGTTCTACTCTTTCAATGTGAGTGTCAAGACCATCCAAGGTCCTTGGATGAACTTGAGCAAAAGCAGCTGGGGgatttgtttgcttcttttttaccTGGCCTCTCAACTACACTGACCAGGATCATCACAGGAGACTTTAAACAAGGGCACAGCATTGTCGTGTCTTCCCTAAAGGTCTTTTACAAGACAGTGAGCTTCATTATGGCTGATGAACAGCTCAGAAGAGTCTCAGAGGTCCGAGAAAAGCCTGCCGTGGAGCACAGAGTAGCGGAGCTGTTGGTTCACAGGGAAGCCAATTGGGTAAAAAATACCGGCGACAGGTTGACTGTCCTTATTAAAAAGATAACTGAGTGCGTTTCAGTTCACCCACACTGGAAGGTGAGGCTGGAAGTGATAGACTTTGTCGAGGCCCTTCTCTTGAAGTGCAGTCAGTCACTGGTCGAATCGGCTGGTCCCCTTCTGAAGGCTCTGGTGAGTCTGGTAAATGATGAGAGTCCTGACGTCCAAGCCCAATGCAATAAAATTCTGAGacgttttgcagatgagaaagtcgtggtgggcagcagagcctttgcTGACATCTTGTCAGAAAACCTGCACTCCCTTGCCACGTCCCTTCCCCGCCTGATGAACTCCCAAGACGATCAGGGCAGATTGTCTACTCTCTCCTTGTTACTCGGGTACCTGAAACTCTTGGGCCCCAAAGTGAACTTTGTCCTCAACTCTGTGGCCCATCTCCAGCGCCTTTCCAAAGCGCTTATCCAAGTTCTGGAATTAGATGTGGCCGACGTCAAAATCGTTGAAGAGCGGCATTGGAACTCTGAGCATCTGAGCACTTCTCCAGAGACTTCCGCCTCCCGGCCGTGGGCTCAAATGCAGAGGAGATATTTTCGCTTCTTCAATGACGAGAGGGTTTTCCTGCTCTTGAGGCAGGTTTGTCAGCTTCTTGGTTTCTATGGGAACCTCTACTTGCTCGTGGATCCCTTTATGGAACTGTACCACGAGTCTGTGGTTTACCGGAAGCAGGCCGCCATGATCCTAAATGAACTGGTTGTAGGGGCTGCTGGGTTAGGGGTAGAGAATGTTCatgaaaaacacattaaaacaaaCCCAGAGGAACTGAGGGAGATCGTGACATCAATACTTGAAGAATACACAAGCCAAGAAAACTGGTATTTGGTCACTTGCCTGGAAGCTGAAGAGGTGGGAGAGGAGCTGACGATGATGCAGTCAGGCATTCAGGCCCTCACTTCTGGTGCACACACCTGCCAGGCTACCTCTTCTCCCACCTTCTCAAAGCCAAGTCCCACGATCTGCTCCATGAACAGCAACATCTGGCAAATATGCATCCAGTTGGAAGGGATTGGCCACTTTGCACACGCACTAGGGAAAGACTTCCGTTTGCTCTTGATGTCAGCCCTCTATCCAGTCCTGGAGAAAGCTGGAGACCAAACCTTGCTTATCAGTCAGGCGGCCATCAGTACCATGATGGACATTTGCCAGGCTTGTGGCTACGACTCCCTGCAGCAGCTGATCAATCAGAATTCAGACTATTTGGTAAATGGGATCTCTTTAAATCTGCGTCATCTATCTCTCCACCCGCATACCCCGAAGGTCTTGGAAGTCATGCTACAGAACTCAGATGCTAGCCTGCTCCCTTTGGTGGCAGATGTGGTTCAAGATGTCTTGGCTACCCTGGACCAATTTTATGATAAGAGAACAACTTCCTTTGTCAGTGTACTGCATGCCCTGCTGACAGCATTAG CCCAGTGGTTCCCAGACGCAGATCATCTCGGGCAACTCCAAGAGCAAAGTGTAGGGGAAGAGGGAAGTCATTTGAGCCAAAGACCAGCAAGTCTTGAGAAAGGACTTGAGAATACCACAACAGCCGAAGACATTGAACAGTTTGTGCTGAACTACCTCAAGGAAAAGGATGTAGCAGATGGAAATGTCTCGGGTTTTGATAATGAAGAAG AGGAGCAGTCAGACCCTCCCGAAGTGGATGAGAATGACACTGATCCCAGTGTGCAGCCACCACTGCCAGTGCAGATCCAAATAGCCACGGACGTGATGGAGCGCTGCATCCACTTGATGTCAGACAAAAATCTGAAAATCCGCTTGAAG GTTTTAGATGTGCTGGATCTGTGTGTGGTTGTTCTGCAGTCCCACAAGAACCAGCTCCTTCCCTTGGCCCATCGGGCGTGGCCCTCGCTCGTGCACCGACTCACAAATGATGACCCCCTGGCAGTGCTCAGAGCCTTCAAG GTTTTGCGTACCCTGGGAGGCAAGTGTGGCGATTTTCTAAGGAACCGGTTCTGCAAAGATGTCCTGCCAAAGCTGGCTGGCTCTTTAGTCAGCCAGGCTCCCATCAGTGCCAGGGCTGGACCAGTTTACTTCCACACGCTGGCCTTCAAGTTGCAGCTGGCCGTCTTGCAGGGCCTGGGCCCCCTCTGTGAGAGACTGGACCTAG GTGAGGGTGACCTGAATAAAGTAGCTGATGCCTGCTTGATTTACCTCAGTGCCAAACAGCCCGTGAAATTACAAGAGGCTGCCAGGAG